GCAATGTGGGTTCCAGGTGATGTCCCCAGTACATCTGCAGGATGTGCGATGTATCCACGGTAGTGGGAACGATATGTTCAGGATGCCACCTTTAATCCGGAAGATGTCAGCGGTGAGAGGCCACACATTGGTGCGGACGTGAGCGGGGCTGTTGCGGTGGCATTGGTCTTTCTGCCGGCAATAGATCACCGGTGTGTGGATTCATGGAGGATCAAAGTCACGGTTGTTGAGTACTGGGATCGCGCCTATGGCTACCAAGTTTTTTTAGGTGGATGACACATTGGTGCTGGATGCTGCTTTTCCCTTGCTTGCATCGGGGGGGATTGTTAGGCTACCCGGCTTTAAAGTTTTTGCCTGTTTTTTTTAGCCATCCGGTACATGGGTGCGCATCTTACCCTTCCAGGATCGATTTTCCAGATGTACAAAAAGTTGCGTGGTATGTTTTCTAACGACCTGTCCATTGATCTGGGGACAGCGAATACCCTGATTTATGTACGAGGGCAAGGGATTGTGCTGAACGAGCCGTCTGTGGTGGCGGTGCGCCAGGATCGTGCGATCGGGGGGACTCGTTCGGTGGCTGCGGTGGGTGTCGAAGCCAAGCAGATGCTGGGCCGCACTCCAGGTAATATCACGACGATTCGTCCGATGAAGGATGGCGTCATCGCCGATTTTACCTACACCGAAGCGATGTTGAAGCACTTCATCAAGAAGGTTCACAAGGCGCGTTTTCTGCGTCCTAGTCCACGCGTACTGGTGTGTGTGCCGGCCGGCTCCACTCAGGTCGAGCGTCGTGCCATCAAGGAATCAGCCGAAGAGGCTGGTGCACGTGACGTCTATCTGATTGAGGAGCCAATGGCCGCAGCGATTGGTGCTGGTATGCCGGTCACCGAAGCGCGTGGCTCGATGGTCATCGACATCGGCGGCGGTACCACCGAGGTTGCGGTGATTTCGCTGAATGGTATCGTTTACTCGCAGTCGGTGCGTGTTGGTGGAGATCGCTTCGACGAGTCGATCACTAATTACGTGCGTCGCAACCACGGTATGCTCATTGGCGAGGCGACTGCTGAGCGGATTAAATTGGAGGTTGGTTGCGCCTATCCGCAAGTTGAGGTGCAGGAGTTGGAGATCTCCGGCCGCAACCTTGCCGAGGGTGTACCAAAGGTGATCAAGATTAATTCCAACGAGGTGCTGGAGGCTCT
This region of Xylella taiwanensis genomic DNA includes:
- a CDS encoding rod shape-determining protein, translating into MYKKLRGMFSNDLSIDLGTANTLIYVRGQGIVLNEPSVVAVRQDRAIGGTRSVAAVGVEAKQMLGRTPGNITTIRPMKDGVIADFTYTEAMLKHFIKKVHKARFLRPSPRVLVCVPAGSTQVERRAIKESAEEAGARDVYLIEEPMAAAIGAGMPVTEARGSMVIDIGGGTTEVAVISLNGIVYSQSVRVGGDRFDESITNYVRRNHGMLIGEATAERIKLEVGCAYPQVEVQELEISGRNLAEGVPKVIKINSNEVLEALHEPLSGIISAVKSALEQTPPELCADVAERGIVLTGGGALLRDLDRLISDETGLYVQVADDPLTCVARGGGRALELVDMHGNEFFTP